In Balearica regulorum gibbericeps isolate bBalReg1 chromosome 26, bBalReg1.pri, whole genome shotgun sequence, one genomic interval encodes:
- the MARCHF2 gene encoding E3 ubiquitin-protein ligase MARCHF2, translated as MTTGDCCHLPGSLCDCPGSAALSKSVEDSDIGRPQYVTQVTAKDGRLLSTVIKALGAQSDGPICRICHEGGNGEGLLSPCDCTGTLGTVHKSCLEKWLSSSNTSYCELCHTEFVVERRPRPLTEWLKDPGPRNEKRTLFCDMVCFLFITPLAAISGWLCLRGAQDHLQFNSRLEAIGLIALTIALFTIYVLWTLVSFRYHCQLYSEWRRTNQKVRLMIPASRSPHPVPHSLLSAKLMKKTADETTV; from the exons ATGACGACGGGCGACTGCTGCCACCTCCCCGGCTCCCTGTGCGACTGCCCGGGAAGCGCCGCCCTCTCCAAGTCAGTGGAGGACTCCGACATCGGTCGCCCGCAGTACGTCACGCAGGTCACCGCCAAGGATGGACGGCTCCTCTCAACAGTGATCAAAGCACTGGGCGCACAGAG TGACGGTCCCATCTGTCGAATCTGTCATGAAGGTGGAAATGGGGAGGGACTGCTTTCCCCGTGTGACTGCACAGGAACACTGGGCACCGTGCACAAGAGCTGCCTGGAAAAATGGTTATCCTCCTCCAACACAAGTTACTGTGAGCTCTGCCACACAGAATTTGTTGTAGAGAGAAGACCGAGACCTTTGACAGAG TGGCTGAAGGATCCTGGTCCCCGCAATGAGAAGAGGACCCTTTTCTGTGACATGGTGTGTTTCCTGTTCATTACTCCCCTGGCAGCGATCTCCGGCTGGCTGTGTCTGCGCGGAGCCCAGGATCATTTGCAGTTCAACAGCCGACTGGAGGCCATCGGACTCATAGCACTAACTATAGCACTTTTCACAATCTACGTCCTTTGGACGCTG GTTTCGTTCCGCTACCACTGCCAGCTGTACTCGGAGTGGCGAAGGACCAACCAGAAAGTCCGCTTGATGATCCCAGCCTCGCGGAGCCCTCACCCCGTGCCCcactccctcctctctgccaaGCTCATGAAGAAGACCGCAGATGAAACCACCGTCTGA